The Bacillus sp. Y1 genome has a window encoding:
- a CDS encoding NAD(P)-dependent alcohol dehydrogenase yields the protein MVIAKARAVDGPDKPFRAAEIKRRDLDLHDVLIEIKYAGICHSDIHTAHGEWGPVNYPLVPGHEIAGIVTEVGAEVTKYKVGDRVGVGCMVDSCGECENCRKGEEQYCLNGNVPTYAGVDKYGEPTQGGYSTHIVVTEDFVVRIPDGIELDVAAPLLCAGITTYSPLNHWEAGPGKKVAVVGLGGLGHMAVKIAHAMGAEVTVLSQTLSKKEDGLQFGADSYYATSDPETFNKLAGTFDLIINTVSAKIDISAYLSLLTLDGTLVNVGAPAEPLAVNVFSLIGHRRSFAGSMIGGIRETQEMLDFCAEHNIVPTIEVISADKIDEAYERVLASDVKYRFVIDISTM from the coding sequence ATGGTAATTGCTAAAGCAAGAGCTGTCGACGGTCCAGACAAACCGTTTCGAGCAGCTGAAATTAAACGACGCGATCTTGATTTACATGATGTTCTAATAGAAATTAAATATGCAGGAATATGCCATTCTGACATCCATACTGCACATGGAGAATGGGGTCCAGTGAACTATCCACTCGTACCTGGACACGAGATTGCGGGAATTGTCACGGAAGTAGGAGCTGAGGTCACAAAGTACAAGGTCGGTGACCGAGTAGGGGTCGGATGTATGGTTGACTCCTGTGGTGAATGTGAGAACTGCCGTAAAGGAGAAGAACAATACTGTCTCAATGGAAATGTCCCTACCTATGCTGGTGTTGACAAATACGGTGAGCCAACTCAAGGTGGCTATTCTACTCACATAGTGGTAACGGAGGATTTCGTAGTCAGAATTCCTGATGGTATTGAGCTTGACGTTGCAGCACCATTACTTTGCGCAGGTATTACGACATATTCGCCACTAAATCATTGGGAAGCTGGACCAGGAAAGAAAGTAGCGGTTGTTGGTCTGGGCGGTCTTGGTCATATGGCTGTTAAGATTGCACACGCCATGGGTGCAGAAGTTACCGTTCTGTCACAAACTTTGAGTAAAAAGGAAGATGGTTTGCAATTCGGTGCCGACAGTTACTATGCCACAAGTGATCCTGAGACATTTAATAAACTTGCCGGTACTTTTGACCTGATCATTAACACGGTAAGTGCAAAAATTGACATTAGTGCTTATCTCTCACTGTTAACACTGGATGGTACTTTAGTAAATGTTGGTGCGCCTGCAGAGCCATTGGCAGTAAATGTGTTCTCGCTTATCGGTCATCGCCGTTCATTTGCAGGTTCAATGATTGGAGGCATCCGTGAGACTCAGGAAATGTTAGACTTCTGTGCAGAACATAATATTGTTCCTACCATTGAAGTAATTTCGGCGGACAAAATTGATGAAGCCTACGAACGCGTATTAGCCTCAGATGTCAAGTATCGATTCGTGATTGACATCAGCACTATGTAA
- a CDS encoding HPr family phosphocarrier protein has protein sequence MIKKKFIITKNTGFARPATLLVSLAYKFKSDIFLEYQGDTVNLKHSTQSIMEILSLGIKPGTKLYIKAIGSDEIRAIQSIKEYFNKKGLIND, from the coding sequence ATGATTAAAAAAAAGTTTATTATTACTAAGAACACTGGATTTGCACGACCTGCAACCCTGCTAGTAAGTTTAGCTTATAAATTTAAATCCGATATTTTCCTTGAGTATCAGGGTGATACTGTTAATCTAAAACACTCAACCCAGTCAATAATGGAAATTTTGTCTCTAGGAATTAAGCCAGGTACTAAATTATATATAAAGGCTATTGGAAGTGATGAAATACGGGCCATACAATCAATTAAGGAGTATTTTAATAAAAAAGGATTGATCAATGATTGA
- a CDS encoding IS3 family transposase — translation MHSFFTNGIQAQLKGLSPVQYRVQTLQAA, via the coding sequence ATTCACTCATTCTTCACTAACGGAATCCAGGCACAACTAAAAGGCCTGAGCCCGGTACAATACCGAGTTCAGACCTTACAAGCTGCCTAA
- a CDS encoding extracellular solute-binding protein — protein MKKVVKAGLAGLLITASLSACTGKTESSNNADNVLKVDSNGKYTEPVEVSIGKGIDANYKFEGNDTAENNAYTRWLKDRYNIDIKHEWEASAGDYEQKVSLTIASNDLPDAMLVNESQLKQMIKADQLADLSEVYEEYGSERLKDIYKSNPGLLDNVTVDGKLYAFPETTLPSAPLTWIRKDWLDKLGLQPPKNLQDVENIAQAFIDNNMGGQDTIGIVGTAQGGALYPTFLTSGDHSFNLAPVFFANNAYPGIWVKDEDGKAVYGSTLPETKATLALLNEWYKEGILDKELGLRKSSQEVIASGKTGIYFGAWWTPYNIEDSIKNDPNANWRPYAAPVDAAGVLNSNETTGSQYIVVSKEYEHPEAIVELLNIHVNEKDASYKEAVGKEMTSQEIPLFTIMGHGDQLKYAVDTTRKFLAGEISLEEVDKVNYGFTYELVSHAKNTKKEPYDNYDIQYWNKDDEFFTHVYSHLNGGSTFVDADINYVRSLATAKTQTMQTRWTNLKKLEDETFLKIIFGNAPLSDFDKFVEQWKEQGGDQITKEVNEQ, from the coding sequence ATGAAAAAGGTAGTAAAGGCTGGATTGGCAGGTTTATTGATTACCGCTAGTTTAAGTGCATGTACCGGTAAAACTGAAAGTAGTAACAACGCGGATAATGTACTGAAAGTTGATTCCAATGGGAAGTATACGGAACCAGTTGAAGTGTCTATTGGTAAAGGAATTGATGCTAACTATAAGTTCGAAGGAAATGATACAGCCGAAAACAATGCCTACACCCGTTGGTTAAAAGATCGTTATAACATTGATATTAAGCATGAGTGGGAAGCATCGGCAGGAGATTATGAACAAAAAGTAAGTTTGACCATTGCAAGCAACGATCTTCCAGATGCTATGTTAGTCAATGAGTCGCAGTTAAAGCAAATGATTAAAGCGGATCAATTGGCTGATTTATCGGAAGTTTATGAAGAATATGGTTCAGAAAGACTTAAGGATATTTATAAATCAAATCCTGGTTTATTAGATAATGTAACTGTTGATGGAAAATTGTATGCATTTCCAGAGACCACGCTTCCATCCGCACCGTTGACCTGGATTCGTAAGGACTGGCTTGATAAATTGGGACTTCAACCACCTAAAAATTTACAGGATGTAGAAAACATCGCACAAGCGTTTATTGATAACAATATGGGTGGACAGGACACAATTGGTATTGTAGGAACTGCACAAGGTGGTGCACTATATCCTACTTTTCTAACATCAGGGGATCACTCCTTTAATTTAGCACCGGTGTTCTTTGCTAACAATGCTTACCCAGGAATTTGGGTCAAAGATGAAGATGGGAAAGCCGTTTATGGTTCAACACTTCCAGAAACAAAGGCTACATTAGCCTTGTTGAATGAATGGTATAAGGAAGGAATTTTGGACAAGGAACTTGGTTTAAGGAAAAGTTCACAAGAGGTAATTGCAAGTGGTAAAACTGGTATTTACTTTGGAGCTTGGTGGACTCCTTATAATATCGAAGATTCAATAAAGAATGATCCGAATGCAAATTGGCGTCCATATGCTGCACCAGTAGATGCTGCAGGTGTACTTAATTCTAATGAAACCACAGGAAGTCAGTATATCGTAGTTAGTAAAGAATATGAACATCCAGAAGCAATTGTAGAACTTTTAAATATCCATGTAAATGAGAAAGACGCTAGTTATAAAGAAGCAGTAGGTAAGGAAATGACTTCACAGGAAATTCCGTTGTTTACAATCATGGGGCATGGGGATCAGCTGAAATACGCTGTAGATACAACTCGAAAGTTTCTTGCGGGTGAAATTAGCCTGGAAGAAGTTGATAAAGTAAATTATGGCTTTACGTATGAACTCGTATCACATGCTAAGAACACGAAAAAAGAGCCTTACGATAATTACGATATACAATATTGGAATAAAGATGACGAATTCTTTACTCATGTTTACTCTCATCTGAATGGTGGTTCTACATTTGTTGATGCTGACATTAATTATGTTCGTAGCCTAGCAACTGCCAAAACACAAACGATGCAAACCCGTTGGACAAATCTGAAAAAACTAGAAGATGAAACTTTCTTAAAAATCATTTTCGGCAATGCACCGTTAAGTGATTTTGATAAATTTGTTGAACAATGGAAAGAACAGGGTGGAGATCAAATTACTAAAGAAGTAAACGAGCAATAA
- a CDS encoding AraC family transcriptional regulator, with the protein MSEKTYKQQLELANLIENFSKQDGVHSTLIPSLFLIRESIITEPLSRVNEPSFCMILQGEKEVILGEERFLYGPGHYIVASVDLPVTGQVIKASTELPYLAFKLEFTSTEILEVINETDIPFNQGKNSKRAMFVSEVEPCLLDAVLRLANLLENPKHIPVLGRLFKKEIIYWILQGPHGEALEQIALEGSNASRIREVINHIIKNFEEPFRIEKLAEIANMSVSSLHRHFKDVTAMSPIQFQKQLRLQEARRMLLANPTDVADVAFKVGYESQSQFSREYSRMFGHSPRVDIRRMRENYA; encoded by the coding sequence ATGTCTGAGAAAACCTACAAACAGCAACTAGAACTTGCTAATCTCATAGAGAACTTTTCCAAACAGGATGGTGTCCATTCTACATTAATCCCCTCTTTATTTCTCATTCGTGAATCCATTATTACGGAACCTTTATCTAGAGTGAACGAGCCGTCTTTTTGCATGATTCTCCAAGGTGAGAAGGAAGTGATATTGGGAGAGGAACGATTCTTGTATGGTCCTGGGCATTATATTGTGGCCTCAGTTGATTTGCCAGTAACAGGGCAAGTGATCAAAGCCTCAACAGAATTGCCCTATTTAGCTTTCAAACTTGAATTTACCTCAACTGAAATTTTAGAAGTTATAAATGAAACAGATATTCCATTTAATCAGGGAAAGAACTCGAAGCGGGCTATGTTTGTTAGCGAAGTAGAACCATGTTTGTTGGATGCAGTACTAAGACTAGCAAATTTATTAGAAAATCCAAAGCACATTCCTGTCCTTGGTCGATTATTTAAAAAAGAAATTATCTATTGGATCTTACAAGGTCCACATGGAGAAGCATTAGAACAAATAGCATTAGAGGGTAGCAATGCATCTAGAATACGAGAAGTGATCAACCATATTATCAAAAATTTTGAAGAACCCTTTCGAATCGAAAAGCTTGCCGAAATCGCAAATATGAGTGTGTCATCTCTGCATCGACATTTTAAAGATGTAACAGCTATGAGTCCTATTCAGTTCCAAAAACAATTGAGATTACAAGAAGCTAGGCGCATGTTATTGGCAAATCCAACAGATGTAGCCGATGTTGCATTCAAGGTGGGCTATGAAAGCCAATCGCAATTTAGTCGGGAATATTCCCGAATGTTTGGCCATTCACCTCGAGTAGATATAAGAAGAATGAGAGAAAACTATGCTTAA
- a CDS encoding sensor histidine kinase — protein sequence MIKFNQVTFKNRIIFIFLCSSLIPFICLGFLSFYTIDSILRNKVESSLQSNLKQDLITLENTLNNLNHVSQQLAYGARANNLFEELENEREPYNRIQIRSEIKSEINLISFSNPNVGLIMYYYPEKQEYDFESFRLRGDFLPDNLPIMAKYSEITYYGPHKSYNGLINQYVFSTMRKVNLPNQNVYLYIETGRNALETIFAPENKRDDSRRLLLLDNDGKITFSENEKAFPENSMFVDYSKSEASSGYYKNYFWNKETSNQGWSIVSITPVKELNKERDKWLFQAALILTFFIVVALLFAMLMWKMVYNPLKKFNKEVKSLTQSTTEQTELTKIPEFDDLLYQVRSMKTKIWDLYAEIEQKEKRRADLEVEKLLYQINPHFLMNTLDTVHWLAVFSGHEKIDKVVLSLNKLLSYNLGKMGESTTVKKEIEAVKEYLQLQQIRYDFQFDVDIEVDETTMGLSIPRFLLQPLVENALYHGVSDDGYIHVNVKLYDYLEITIQDNGSGMSREEINSLLLDESKNSQKVGMGIGLSYVKRILEANYGEEANLEIKSEMGKGTIVSLRIPVSGGERSE from the coding sequence TTGATAAAGTTTAATCAAGTAACTTTTAAAAATAGGATTATCTTTATTTTTCTATGTAGCAGTTTAATTCCATTTATATGTTTGGGATTTCTTTCCTTCTATACAATAGATTCTATACTTCGTAATAAAGTAGAAAGTTCACTGCAAAGTAATTTGAAGCAAGATTTAATAACTTTAGAAAATACATTAAATAACTTAAATCATGTCTCTCAACAGCTTGCATATGGCGCAAGAGCAAATAATCTCTTTGAGGAATTGGAAAATGAACGTGAGCCCTATAATCGTATTCAGATTCGAAGTGAAATTAAAAGTGAAATAAATTTGATTTCTTTTTCAAATCCCAATGTAGGTTTAATTATGTACTACTATCCTGAGAAGCAAGAATATGATTTTGAAAGTTTTAGACTCCGCGGGGACTTTTTGCCAGACAATCTTCCAATAATGGCTAAGTACTCGGAAATTACATACTATGGACCTCACAAAAGTTACAACGGATTAATTAATCAATATGTATTTAGTACGATGCGTAAAGTGAATTTGCCTAATCAAAATGTTTATTTATATATAGAGACGGGACGCAATGCTTTGGAAACTATATTTGCTCCTGAGAATAAGAGAGATGACTCCCGTCGTTTACTTTTACTTGATAATGATGGGAAAATCACCTTTAGTGAAAATGAAAAAGCTTTCCCTGAGAATAGTATGTTTGTAGATTACAGCAAATCGGAAGCCAGCTCTGGATATTATAAAAACTATTTTTGGAATAAAGAAACAAGTAACCAAGGATGGAGTATTGTTTCCATTACCCCGGTTAAGGAGCTGAACAAGGAACGAGACAAATGGCTCTTTCAAGCTGCTTTAATATTAACTTTCTTCATAGTCGTTGCGTTATTATTTGCTATGTTAATGTGGAAGATGGTTTATAACCCCTTGAAGAAATTCAACAAGGAGGTAAAATCCTTAACTCAGTCTACTACCGAGCAAACAGAATTAACTAAGATACCTGAATTTGATGATTTACTTTATCAAGTGAGAAGTATGAAGACGAAGATTTGGGATTTGTACGCTGAGATTGAACAGAAAGAAAAGCGACGAGCGGACTTAGAAGTAGAAAAACTCCTCTATCAAATAAATCCACATTTCTTAATGAATACACTGGATACGGTGCATTGGTTGGCTGTCTTTAGTGGACATGAAAAAATAGATAAGGTGGTCCTCTCCTTAAATAAGTTACTTAGCTATAATCTTGGGAAAATGGGTGAGTCCACAACGGTTAAGAAAGAAATAGAGGCAGTAAAAGAATATTTACAGTTGCAACAGATTCGCTATGATTTTCAATTTGATGTGGATATAGAAGTAGATGAAACCACGATGGGATTATCGATTCCACGTTTCCTCCTTCAGCCCTTGGTAGAAAATGCTCTTTATCATGGTGTAAGTGACGACGGCTATATACATGTAAATGTGAAGTTGTACGATTATTTAGAGATTACCATCCAAGATAATGGTTCTGGTATGTCAAGAGAAGAAATAAACAGCTTACTTCTTGATGAGTCAAAAAATAGTCAAAAGGTTGGAATGGGCATCGGCTTGAGCTATGTAAAACGTATTCTGGAAGCGAATTATGGGGAAGAAGCTAATTTAGAAATTAAAAGTGAAATGGGAAAAGGGACAATAGTTTCTTTACGAATCCCCGTCTCTGGAGGTGAAAGATCAGAATGA
- a CDS encoding IS3 family transposase yields MNHKRVYRLMRIAGIQSLIRRKGKKYKPSTPKHVAENILNREFTAENPNEKWLTDGTEMKYGATHKAYLSAILDLCDGSIVSYILGTSNNNSLVFKTFELALEANPGAKPLFHSDRGFQYTSPAFKRKIDKAEMVQSMSRVGRCIDNGPMESFWGTLKSEKYYLNKYSTFEELKKDIEEYIKFYNYERLQKRLNGLSPLEYRAKAA; encoded by the coding sequence ATAAATCATAAGCGAGTATATCGATTGATGAGAATCGCCGGAATCCAATCGTTGATTCGACGCAAAGGCAAAAAATATAAGCCAAGTACACCCAAACATGTCGCTGAAAACATCTTGAACAGAGAATTCACCGCAGAGAACCCAAATGAAAAATGGTTAACAGATGGGACTGAAATGAAATACGGGGCTACACATAAGGCTTATTTGAGTGCAATTTTAGATTTGTGCGATGGATCCATTGTTAGTTATATATTAGGAACTTCTAATAATAATTCGTTGGTATTTAAAACTTTCGAATTAGCATTGGAAGCTAATCCGGGAGCAAAACCCCTCTTCCATAGTGATCGAGGATTTCAATACACTTCCCCTGCTTTTAAAAGGAAAATTGATAAAGCAGAGATGGTTCAAAGTATGTCGAGGGTCGGAAGGTGTATTGATAATGGACCAATGGAGTCTTTTTGGGGAACATTGAAAAGTGAAAAGTATTATCTGAACAAGTACAGCACCTTTGAAGAGTTGAAAAAAGACATTGAGGAGTACATAAAATTTTATAATTATGAAAGATTACAAAAAAGACTAAACGGCCTTAGTCCCTTAGAATACAGGGCTAAAGCCGCTTAG
- a CDS encoding glycine zipper domain-containing protein — protein MNQSNERNNFEDENVEEKVNNQGVNDYSEAAGTLNGAVAGAMIGSPFGLVGAVIGGVSGGAIGNQMGEGVEEDSHSASENRDARNNIDSLKE, from the coding sequence ATGAATCAGAGTAACGAACGCAATAACTTCGAGGATGAAAATGTGGAAGAAAAGGTCAACAATCAAGGTGTCAATGACTATAGTGAAGCAGCAGGAACTTTAAATGGAGCCGTTGCGGGTGCGATGATCGGTTCTCCATTTGGACTAGTTGGTGCTGTGATAGGCGGTGTTTCAGGCGGTGCGATTGGTAACCAAATGGGTGAGGGCGTTGAAGAAGATAGCCATTCAGCTTCCGAAAATCGTGATGCGAGAAATAATATTGACTCTCTAAAAGAGTAG
- a CDS encoding aldo/keto reductase — protein MEYAKLGNTGLDVSRLCLGCMGFGDANKWVHQWVLNEQDSRPVIKKALELGINFFDTANVYSLGTSEEYLGRALKDYANRDEVVIATKVHGQMHKGPNGSGLSRKAIMSEIDKSLKRLETDYVDLYIIHRWDYTTPIEETMEALHDVVKSGKARYIGASAMFAWQFQKALHVAEKNGWTKFVSMQNHLNLIYREEEREMLPLCKEEKIGVTPYSPLASGRLTRDWSETTLRSETDQVQKSKYDATADGDRLVVERVASIAEKHGVQRTHIALAWLLQKETVTAPIIGATKISHLEDAVGALSVKLSPEEIAFLEEPYVPHRIVGHN, from the coding sequence ATGGAGTATGCGAAACTTGGTAATACTGGCTTAGATGTATCTCGACTTTGTCTTGGATGTATGGGTTTTGGAGACGCAAATAAATGGGTTCACCAATGGGTACTTAACGAGCAGGACTCTCGCCCCGTGATAAAGAAGGCGCTTGAATTAGGGATTAATTTTTTTGATACTGCCAATGTATACTCTCTTGGCACAAGTGAGGAATATCTTGGAAGGGCTCTGAAAGATTACGCTAATCGTGACGAAGTAGTAATAGCAACCAAAGTACACGGGCAAATGCACAAAGGTCCAAATGGTTCGGGCCTTTCTCGAAAAGCTATAATGAGTGAAATTGATAAGAGCCTTAAGCGATTGGAAACAGATTACGTAGATCTTTATATCATCCATCGCTGGGACTATACTACTCCTATTGAAGAAACAATGGAAGCCTTGCATGATGTAGTGAAGTCAGGAAAAGCAAGATACATTGGTGCTTCTGCCATGTTTGCTTGGCAATTCCAAAAAGCTTTACATGTGGCTGAAAAAAATGGTTGGACGAAATTTGTCTCTATGCAGAACCATCTCAACCTCATCTACCGTGAAGAGGAAAGAGAAATGCTACCACTTTGTAAGGAAGAGAAAATTGGTGTTACTCCATATAGCCCACTTGCATCAGGTAGATTAACGCGCGACTGGTCCGAAACCACACTTCGTTCGGAAACCGATCAAGTCCAAAAGTCAAAATACGATGCGACTGCCGATGGCGACCGATTAGTGGTTGAGCGAGTAGCATCTATTGCAGAAAAACACGGTGTTCAACGTACACATATTGCACTTGCTTGGTTATTACAAAAAGAGACAGTAACAGCTCCAATAATCGGGGCAACAAAAATATCACATCTTGAGGATGCTGTAGGTGCTTTATCAGTAAAGCTTTCACCGGAAGAAATTGCATTCCTTGAAGAACCATATGTACCGCATCGTATAGTGGGTCATAATTAA
- a CDS encoding response regulator, translating into MIRVLIVDDEKIVRKGLISFMPWDDFGMKVVGEANNGENALQIIEKNKVDLLLTDLSMPVMSGIELMREVRKKYPHIQIVVLTLHQDFEYVQEALRLGAIDYIAKTQLDKEQFEDVLGRIASLMEQKDLLKGNPFPQDELVDVEEILVLFALNPQSDEVKLDTYLSVGALEADLGIWYWPSIEEQDRKSLQDWVTNAFSSNSEFVLIRFQGLKHMDRKSILQLLRGYQKGDLFYDYDPLQSYKIVHSEDILNKGKKETGYDMSEIKEKWISGEWIHNDQLFEHMQNELKSFRLPPIRLTRMFFSITDEWNRLYHQILSEPIFIEDFLTNWVQFETWLRQTRKKIKMIKMKSPYSLEIQNSILQAMSLAQQMLNKHITAGNMAKRVNMSSSYFSQCFKEIVGKTYTDYLRDIRMEQAKDYLRNTTKTIHWIAEQVGYTDEKYFSRLFREHVGVLPSEYRQKGNI; encoded by the coding sequence ATGATTCGAGTATTAATAGTAGACGATGAAAAAATTGTTCGTAAGGGCTTAATTTCCTTTATGCCCTGGGATGATTTTGGGATGAAGGTTGTAGGAGAAGCTAATAATGGTGAGAATGCACTCCAAATTATTGAGAAAAACAAGGTCGATTTGTTATTAACGGATTTATCCATGCCAGTTATGTCTGGAATTGAATTAATGAGAGAAGTTAGAAAAAAATATCCTCACATTCAAATAGTGGTTCTAACTCTACATCAAGATTTTGAATATGTTCAGGAGGCACTTCGACTTGGAGCGATTGACTATATTGCCAAAACGCAATTAGATAAAGAACAGTTTGAAGATGTTTTAGGTAGAATTGCTTCCTTAATGGAACAGAAAGATTTATTAAAAGGAAATCCATTTCCTCAAGATGAATTAGTCGACGTTGAAGAAATCTTGGTATTATTCGCTTTAAACCCACAAAGTGATGAGGTGAAATTGGATACCTACTTATCAGTTGGAGCCTTAGAAGCGGATCTAGGTATCTGGTACTGGCCATCTATAGAAGAACAAGATAGAAAGTCACTTCAGGATTGGGTAACCAACGCTTTTTCATCAAATTCGGAATTTGTACTTATTCGTTTCCAGGGACTTAAACATATGGATCGAAAATCGATTTTGCAACTTCTAAGGGGCTATCAAAAGGGTGATTTATTTTATGATTATGATCCATTACAGTCTTACAAAATTGTACACAGTGAAGATATTCTTAATAAAGGAAAAAAAGAAACTGGATATGATATGAGTGAAATCAAAGAAAAGTGGATATCTGGGGAATGGATTCATAACGATCAATTGTTTGAACATATGCAAAATGAACTTAAATCATTTAGGCTGCCGCCGATCCGTTTAACACGGATGTTCTTTTCTATTACAGATGAATGGAACCGCCTATACCACCAAATCCTGTCTGAGCCCATTTTTATCGAAGATTTTTTAACCAACTGGGTTCAATTTGAGACTTGGTTAAGGCAAACAAGAAAAAAAATAAAAATGATAAAAATGAAGTCTCCCTATTCTTTGGAAATTCAAAATAGTATCCTGCAAGCAATGAGCTTAGCACAGCAAATGTTGAATAAACATATTACAGCAGGAAATATGGCCAAGAGGGTCAATATGAGTAGTAGCTATTTCAGCCAGTGTTTTAAAGAGATTGTTGGTAAAACATATACAGATTATTTGAGAGACATTCGGATGGAACAAGCAAAAGATTACTTAAGAAACACAACAAAAACAATTCATTGGATTGCAGAACAGGTTGGGTATACTGATGAAAAATATTTTAGTCGACTATTTCGAGAGCATGTAGGTGTTTTACCAAGTGAGTATAGACAAAAGGGTAACATATAA
- a CDS encoding PhzF family phenazine biosynthesis protein encodes MKYFVVDAFAEKVFEGNPAGVCIMNDWISDELMQKIAIENNLSETAFAVKEEAGPYRLRWFTPGGEINLCGHATLATAFIILNYYEKQLDCVKFHTISGELTVNKQDDLYELDFPSVPLEEISVTDQMISALGIVPKETYLNRDLVFILESEEEVRNVSPDFAKLETLPEGLGVCVTAKGSTYDFVSRGFFPKLKINEDPVTGSLHCGLIPFWANRLGKEEMVARQLSNRGGTLYCKHEGTRVKIAGSAVLYSVAEINIGDQV; translated from the coding sequence ATGAAATATTTTGTAGTTGATGCTTTTGCAGAAAAGGTTTTTGAAGGAAATCCAGCAGGAGTCTGTATCATGAATGATTGGATTTCAGATGAACTTATGCAGAAAATAGCCATTGAAAATAATTTATCAGAAACAGCTTTTGCAGTAAAAGAAGAAGCAGGTCCCTATCGGCTTAGATGGTTTACACCTGGAGGAGAGATTAATCTTTGTGGGCACGCTACGTTAGCAACGGCATTTATCATACTAAATTATTATGAGAAGCAATTGGATTGTGTCAAGTTCCATACAATTAGTGGAGAATTAACTGTAAATAAACAAGATGATTTATATGAACTGGATTTCCCTTCCGTTCCTTTAGAAGAAATTTCTGTTACGGATCAAATGATCAGCGCTTTGGGAATTGTGCCAAAAGAAACCTACTTAAATAGAGATCTTGTATTCATACTGGAGTCCGAGGAAGAAGTGAGAAACGTAAGCCCTGACTTTGCCAAATTAGAAACATTACCAGAAGGATTGGGTGTTTGTGTTACGGCCAAAGGTAGCACATATGATTTTGTCTCTCGAGGATTTTTCCCTAAGCTAAAAATTAATGAAGATCCCGTAACAGGTTCATTACATTGTGGCTTAATTCCTTTTTGGGCCAATAGACTGGGAAAAGAGGAAATGGTGGCTAGACAATTATCAAATAGAGGTGGAACACTTTATTGTAAACATGAGGGTACACGAGTGAAAATTGCTGGAAGTGCCGTTTTATATTCAGTAGCCGAGATAAACATTGGGGATCAAGTATAA
- a CDS encoding MerR family transcriptional regulator, with amino-acid sequence MKTYSISEVAKELNVTVYTLRYYDKEGLMPFVERTASGIRLFKESDIEALKIIECLKSTGMPIKEIKNFIEWCSDGDSTLQQRYDMFLERKACVEAQMEELKKTMELIEHKCSYYKTALNAGTEEIHKIETSMTN; translated from the coding sequence TTGAAGACATATTCTATCAGCGAAGTTGCAAAAGAATTGAATGTTACAGTATATACCTTGCGCTACTACGACAAAGAGGGGCTTATGCCTTTTGTAGAAAGGACAGCCAGCGGAATACGATTGTTTAAAGAATCCGATATCGAAGCTTTAAAAATAATTGAATGTCTAAAATCCACCGGAATGCCTATTAAGGAAATTAAAAACTTCATTGAATGGTGTTCTGATGGGGACTCCACGTTGCAACAAAGATATGACATGTTTTTGGAAAGAAAGGCTTGTGTAGAAGCACAGATGGAAGAACTGAAAAAAACAATGGAACTCATCGAGCATAAATGTTCGTATTACAAGACTGCTTTGAATGCCGGAACGGAAGAGATTCATAAAATAGAAACTTCCATGACTAATTAG